Within Caproicibacterium argilliputei, the genomic segment GACTTCCGGATTCAGCCCAAGATACTTTGCTTCCGAAATGGTATAAGCGGGCATCACATTTTTTCCAACTGAAAAATAATCCATCTCCAAGTCGTCCATGAAGTGCGGCGTATTCAGTTCCACCTGTCGCAGCGCGTAATTAAAAGTTTTCATCAGGGCGGTATTTCCCTTTTTGGCGGCTATGTAAACATCCGAACTGGGCAGCTGCGCAATTACTTTGCAGTTTGTGAGCGTTTGGTTCGAACTCGCCAGCATTGCGTTGATTTCTCCGTTTTCCAAAGCGCTGCGCAGCGCATGGAGGTCAGAGTAAACCGCTTTCAGCTTGACACTGCACCCGTGTTTCTGCAGGTACTGAACCAGGCTGCTGTTGTCCTGGCTGCTGCGCAGCGCACCGACTGTCATCTCGTTCCAGCGCGCAAAATCATTAAAATAGTAGCCAGCATTCGGCTTTACCAGCAGCACCGCATTGTCCCTGCAGAACACATCCGCAGAAAACTCATACTGCTTCTTTGCCTGCTCTGTTTTCTGCACCGGTAAAAACAAATCAATCTTCCCTGCCTGCAGCTGCTTGTATCCGTCTTCATAAGAAGTTTTGACAAAGGTGTAGGTCTGTCCGGTATACATTGAAATCTCACGCATCAGTTCGCAGGCATAGCCGGTGCTGTTTCCCTGGTCGTCCACCTCAAAAAAGCCACTCATCTCCGGACAGCCAACTCTAATGGCGCGGCTCCCCTGTGTGCTGTCGGGCACTGCCACAAACACCGTCCCCGCCTTTGCCATACCAAGCAGAAACACCAAAAGGAGCAAAGAAAAGAAAGCCGCCGCCCCACGTCTGATTCGAACCATCCCTGACCCCCCTGTTCCATCCGCAAAAACTGCGGCTTTATTATACCACACTATTCCTGCCTTTCCAAGTTGCGCCGCAGCCCAAAAACAGCCCACCGCAAAAACGCGGCAGGCTGTCAAACCAAATCAATAATCCTTTACATCAAAAACGCGGTCTTTATAGTAATACTTCCGGTCTTCCTCGGTAATCTGCCGCAGAATCCGGCAGGGACTGCCGACCGCAATCACGTTGTCCGGCAGGTCTTTGGTCACCACACTGCCCGAACCAATCACCACGTTGCTGCCAATGTGCACGCCCGGATTGATAACGCTGCTGCCGCCAATCCAGACGTTATCGCCAATGGTCACACCGATGCCGTATTCATAGCCGGAGTTGCGGGAATCCGGGTGAATGGGGTGCCCCGCCGTGTAAATCGACACATTCGGTGCAATCTGTGCGTTGGCGCCAATCACGACTTTGCCGACATCCAGCACCGTAAAGTTGTAGTTGGCAAAAAAGTTTTCACCGACTTCTATGTTTTTTCCGTAGTCACAGTGGAACGGCTGCTCCACACAAATTGCTTCTCCCGTTCTGCCTAAAATTTCTTTGATGCGCCGTGTCAGTTCCCCCGTTTGGTCCGGACTGCAGAGATTGTAGGCATGGATTTTCCGTTTGTTTTCCATACGCTCCTCAGCAAGTCCGTCCATCCATGCCTTGTACGGCAAACCCGCCTGCATCCGTTCTTTTTGATTCATTTGCCAACCTCCTTCACACATTGGACATTCTGCCGACGGCGTCCTTGATGCACGGCAGTCGCAATCGTCATCGTTCTGCCTCCTTAAACCATTCCCAAAAGCATCCCCAGCACATAAGGCACCAGCCAAACAGCCCAAACCACGATGCTGAAGCGATGAAAGTTTGCGCGCAGCTTGTCGGAACCTTTGACCAGCACATAAACCGCCCAGCACGCATGGAACAGCATCAGCAGAATCGCCGCTGTGCCAGTAACGCCGTGGAGGGCAAGCTCCCACGCCGGCTTCTGTACGGTTCCAATCTGCGCAAGCTGCCGCATGAGCAGCGTGCCGGTCGTGTCGCACAAAAAGCCCAGCCAAAACAGCACCACGTGCGCACCGGTTAAAGTACCGCGCCTTCGCTCCCAAAACACACCAATTGTATAAAACACAAGCGCCGCTGTAATGGCCCCAACAGCAGCAGGCAGGATTCCGTTCATAACCGCCTCCGGTATACAGAAGATTTTTCCCTATTATGGCAGAACGGCTCCCGTTCGTCAAGAGGAAAAGGGCATAGGAAACCGCTTAGGTACTGTCCTTTTTGCTTTTGCGCAGCACATTGCAAAGCGCCAGCAGAAAGAACAGGGCACCGGAAATCGCCAGTACCAAGCCGTGCCCCCAAGCCGGCATAGTATGTCCCTGATACACATAAACCACACCCATGTACTCCTGAAATTGCCGGACGGTGCTTGATGGGACATTTGCAAAGCCGACCTCCATCGGCTGCCGCATGAGGATTCGCCGCATCAGTACCGCCGCGTGAGACGGTGGAAACAGCTTGATTACCGTCTGTACAGAATCCGGCAGCGCGCCGATTGGCAGATAAATGCCCATTAAAAAGCCGATAAGCGTACCGACAATCGTGGTCGCCGTGGCAAATGCACTGGTCCTCTCAAAAAAACTGACGATGAAAAACACAAAGCAGCAGGAAGAAAAGGTTGCCAGCAGCAAAACCCCCAGGAACTGCAGCATCGGCACCGCCGCCAAGATACTGCCACCGTTTGACGCAATATAAACCTCGCCCAATATAAACGTAAACAGGCACAGAAGCGTGCCGATTGCAAAGGTGCTGAGGATGTAGCCGCCGACAATCCGCACACGGCTGACCGGAGCGGCAAAAAAATCGCGGCTGATTTTGCGAGCCTTATCCTCTACCATTCGGTCAAAGGCACCCATCGCGGCTGTCACAGAAGCAACCGCCGCAATGCCCGCAATCAGCCAGCTGTTTGCCAGGACCTTTACCTGCGGAATCCCCTCCGGCAGCGACTGCAGCCAAATGTCATTCAGAAAGACCACATACAGCCCCAGGATAATCAGCACAGTTAAAAAGGAAAAAAAGACGGCGCTTTTCTCCCGAAAAAAAAGCTTGATGTTTCTCGCCGCAAAATTCAACATGGGTTTTCTCCTCCTGTAATCTTCAGAAACACATCCTCCATGGTGCCATGCAGGACTTCAAAGCTTTCCAAATACATCTGTGCGCTCTGTAAAATCGGAATTGCTGCCATCGTTGTGGGCAGGTCGGCCTCCCAGACACCTTTTTCCTCCGTGTACGGCAGGTGATACGTTTCCAGAATGTTTTGCAGTCCTTCCCGATCCTTTGGCAGCAGCCGCAGGCGGTCGGAGCTGTACTGCTGTTTCAGTTCGTAAGGCGTGCCTTTTGCCGCGATTTTTCCGCGATTCATCAAAAGAATGTAATCCGCGCAGGCAGCCTCCTCCATGTAGTGCGTGGTCAGGAAAATTGTCATGCCGGTTTGCTTCTGCAACTGAAAAACTGTCTGCCACACGCTTTCCTTGGTTTTGGGGTCTAACCCCGTGGTTGGTTCGTCCAGAAAAAGCACCTTTGGCGTATGTACCAACGCCCGCGCAATATCCGCACGGCGGCGCTGCCCGCCGGACAGTTTTCCGTAAGGGCGGTCCAAAAATTCCATAACGTCTGCCGTCACGGCTGCTTGCCGCACCGCCGCCTTTCTGGATGATTTGTCCATACCTTTGTAAAACCCGGCGCGAATCATCAGGTTTTCCCGTACGGTCAGCAGCGAATCCAGAATGCTGTCCTGAAACACCACCCCGATGCTGTTGCGTATCGCATTGTCCTCCCGCCCCAGCCGATGCCCATCCACCGTAACCGCACCGGCAGTCGGTTTCAGCAAGGTGCACAGCATATCAATTGTAGTGGACTTTCCGGCGCCGTTCGGCCCCAGAAAGGCAAACAGCTTGCCGGATTCCCGCAAGGGCAAAAGCGGCAACACGCCAAAACTGCACGGTAAGGTACCGAAAAGCGCGTGCAAAAAGCCGGTATAGCTCGCAGCTCCACACCGGCTTTCAGGACTTTTGACTCTTCGTTTCCTGCTCGATTTTATGGTTAATTTCACTTGCGCACGCCACGCTCATTCGGTAAGCCGCAAAGTGAGTAACCGCATAAGTCGGCACCAATACCGGCAAAACCTCCGCCATGTGACGGAAATCAAACGGAAACATCTGGAACAGCGCTCCCTCTGAAAAAATCAGCACATAGCATATGCCAAAGCGCAGCAAAACCTCTGGAAGCAATGTTTCCACATTCGCTACGTCTAGAATCTTATCCGCCGCCGCCATGCCCAGCGCTGTACTGACACACATACAGAGCAGCTCCAGAACCAGAGAATTGTTGAGCGGCGCCATCAGCCCACAGCTGGAAAAAAGGATAGAGCACAAAACTGCGCTGGTAAAACTGCTGCAGGTAATCGTCCAAAAATGCCGCCATGCACCTTTCATAGATTTGCCTCCTGTTACGCAAAGCGATTTCGAAATTCCTTGATGTAATGCTTGGAAATTAAAATTTTTTCACCATTTTGCAAAGTGGCCTCCAGGCGTCCGCTCAGCTGCGCCCGAACGGACGCCACCATCGCCGTATTTAAAATGCAGTTTTTGCTCACACGAACAAAAGGTGTCCCTGCCAGCACCTGCTCCAGTTCATAAAGCTTTTTGGCACAGCGATAAACTTCTTTTTCCACATATAAATACGTTTTGTTGTCCACCGAATCGAAGTAAAAAATCCGTTCCGGAGCAATCGGCACCGAAGCGCCGTCCTTTTCCGCCATGACAGAAAAGGAATGCAGCCGGATTTGCGCAATCAAATGCTGCAGGCGCTCATCAATGAACCCGCAGCGGATGTGAATTTCCGTTTCCGGGCAGTCAGAGGATTGCTCCACCACCAGTTTCATGCGTTTCGCCTCCCCCATTTTATCCTAGCAGAAGCTGTCGCGGAATACAACCGACAATGGGTAAGATGCAAAAAAGTGCAGGTAAGATACCGGCTGCCGCACGGTCTGTCTGAAATCTGTTCATTTACTGTGTATTTAAAAATTTTATAAATTGTATATTGTAAAGGGTACAGATAGCAGTATAATAAAACCAGTTTACAGCAACGGAGGTACTGAAATGTCTGAACGATATGAGCTGAACAAAAATCTTGCACAGATGCTCAAGGGCGGCGTCATCATGGATGTGACCACCCCGGAGCAAGCAAAAATTGCGGAACAGGCAGGCGCCTGCGCAGTCATGGCACTGGAACGGATTCCGGCAGACATCCGCGCGGCAGGCGGTGTTTCCCGCATGAGCGACCCGAAAATGATTCACAGCATCCAGCAGGCGGTCTCCATTCCGGTCATGGCAAAGGTGCGCATCGGTCACTTTGTGGAGGCACAGATTCTGCAGGCAATCGAAATCGACTACATTGATGAAAGCGAAGTCCTTTCTCCGGCGGATGATGTGTACCACATTGACAAAACAAAGTTTGACGTGCCGTTTGTCTGCGGCGCGAAAGATTTGGGCGAAGCCCTGCGCCGCATTGCGGAGGGCGCGTCTATGATTCGCACGAAAGGCGAGCCGGGCACCGGTGACGTGGTGCAGGCTGTGCGCCATATGCGCAAAATGAACAGCGAAATCCGCCGCATTCAAAACTTGCGCACGGACGAACTGTTTGAAGCCGCCAAACAGTTGGAGGTTCCTTACGCCCTGCTGCTGTCTGTCCACGACAACGGCCGCCTGCCGGTGGTGAACTTTGCCGCAGGCGGCATTGCAACCCCGGCGGATGCCGCGCTGATGATGCAGCTCGGCGCAGAGGGCGTTTTCGTCGGCTCCGGTATTTTTAAGTCCGGCAATCCCGCCAAACGCGCCGCTGCCATTGTCAAGTCGGTCACCAATTATCAAGACGCAGAGATGCTCGCACAGCTTTCTACCGACCTCGGCGACGCGATGGTCGGTATCAATGAACAGGAAATTGCACTGCTCATGGCAGAGCGCGGAAAGTGAGGTGCGCCATGAAAATCGGTGTTTTTGCACTGCAGGGCGCTTTTGCGGAGCATGAAGTGGTTTTGCGCCGGTTGGGCGCAGAAGTTCGGGAAATCCGGCAGCGCGCAGACTTGGACGACTCCTTTGACGGTTTTCTTCTGCCCGGCGGAGAAAGCACCGTCATCGGCAAACTGCTGGGCGAATTGGGGCTGCAGCAGCCGTTGGAAGAACAGATTGACCGCGGCATACCGGTTTTCGGCACCTGCGCCGGTCTGCTGCTGCTGGCAAAGCAAATTGAAAACCAGGAAACCACCTACCTTGCTAAAATGGACATTGCAGCCAAACGGAACGCCTACGGCAGGCAGCTCGGCAGCTTCACCGCGCAGGCCGCGTTTGCAGATGTTGGCGAAATTCCGATGGTGTTTATCCGCGCGCCGTACATTTCCCGCACGTTTGGCGCCGCACAGCCGCTTGCCACAGTAGATGGCAAAGTAGTGGCGGCGCGGCAGGCAAACCTACTGGTCACGGCGTTCCACCCCGAACTGACCGCAGATACACGCGTACACGCATACTTTCTGGATATGGTACGCACCGCCGCAAAAACCGGGCGCACCGCTTAACAGCAAACAGACCGCTGTGGATTTCCCACGGCGGTCTGTTTTGTGTGGTTGTATTTGCAAAGTTGTGTTTAGTTATCTACCTGCATCAGCGTAAAAAGCGGATGCTTGGCCTCAAAGTCGTAAATTGGCTGGTTGATTTGTTCCTTGAGTGTTGCGTTAAGTTTTTCCTCATCTTTTGGCTGCTGTTTGCCGTCTGCATCCGTTTCCACCGGCCAGGAAGCAACCAGCTTTTGTTGTTTTGCATAGAGTGCGGAAGCGAACTTGTAAAACGCATCCCAGTTGGCATTGTACGCCTTTTCTTCAATCGGAGAAATGCGGTACCTCTTTTGCTGTGTTGTGCCATCCGTAAAGGTTGCTTTAAGCACCAGTCGTGCTTTTTCCAATGTTTTCGCATTTTTCAAACGCCAAGCGATATCCTGTGGATTTGCAGTTATTTCCGTGCTTCCGCTTTTGGCTTCCTTTTTCTGCTGCTCTGTTACTGATTGGTCATATGCTTTCGCTTGTGCAGCAGTCATCGGTGTTTCAATACGGATATAAAAGGGCAAAATCTGTGACGAAATGTCCTTCTTCGTATAATCCACTGTGAATTTGGAAGTTAAAGTGGTATTGTCCATGGAATAGCGGCAATCATACTGCCCATATTTCTGCGGGTCCGCAATTTTCTTCCCGTTTTTGTCCACAGCGCTCAAAAATTCTTTATTAAATTTCACCAGTTCCCATTTACTGAGCTTGGAAGTATCCCAGCTGTACTGCACAGACTTTAGGTTGGTTCCGGTACACAGGATATTGGGGTGGTAAGTCAAAGCTTCAACACGCTGACTTTCTACCCATACGCCGTCAGGTCCGGTTGCCCAATACGAACCGCCATTGAGGCCCCAATCCATTGTCATATTTAGAGAAACCGTTTTGCCCCGGCTGTTTCCCCCTTTCGCTGCGTAAACCGCAAGGTCAAAAAAGTTTTGCTGTTTGGCTGGCACCACAGCATTTTGGGAAGCCACCGGAGTGGGGGCAACCGCTGACCGGCGCATACCAATAACTACCGCACCCACAGCAAGCACAAGCGCGCAGCAAACCGCTGTAATCCGCACACCTACCCTTTTCCACCGAAAAACCGGTGTGGATGCAGGCTGCCTGCCGGCATGCTGCAGTACTTTTTCAGAAAGCTGCGGCGGCACTTCAATCCTTTGGTAAAGCAATTTGTATGATTCCAGATCCATCTGAAAGACCTCCCATCTCCAGCTTTAGTTTTTTCCGGGCACGGTGCAGCCAACTGCGCACAGTAGCTGGTCTGCACCTAAAAATCTGCGCAATTTCTTCTGTCGTGTACCCTTCAAAGTAGAATTGGTAAAGTACCGTTCTCTGCTTTGGGGGCAAACTTTGCAGCAGCTCCCAAATTTCCGTTTCTTCCGGCTGCACCGCCGCATCCTCCACAAGCAGGTCTGCAAGCGGCAGCGTTCGGTGACGGGCAAAAAAACGCGTGTAGTCGTGACAGCGATTCACTGTTACACGCAGCAGCCACGCCTTTAGATATGTATCATTTTGAAAATCCCGCGTACTGCGCAGCAGACGCAAAAAAACATCCTGGTACACATCCTCCGCGTCTGCGCGGTTGGCTGTCATACTGACCGCCGTGCGGTACACGGTGCTTCCATACTGCTCCATTGCGTTTTGCAAAAAGGTTTCCGGTCGTCCTGTTTTTTCTTCCATGCTTTTCTCCTCCCTTCTGCCCTACAAACGCCGCAGGTTGGCAAAATGTTGCAAAACGGCGGCATACAGAAAAAATCCGTATGCCGCCGTACTTTATGCCGCTTTCCGTTTCTTAGCGGAAAGGCGCTTCTTTTTTAACGTAAAATGACCGCCGCCCGCCGCAGTCGGGTCCACCGCGTCACGCAAAGCATCGCCGATGAAGTTAATCGCCGTTACCAACACAATAATCATTACCCCCGGCGGTACCCAAAGCCACGGTTTCGAGGTGAGAATCGTCAGGGACTGCGCGCCGTTGAGCATATTGCCAAGGCTCGCATCCGGTGGCTGCACGCCCATGCCCAGAAAGCTGAGCGCGGCTTCATCCAACATGGAAAGCGCCAGTACAGACGTGGAATACACCAGAATCGGTGCAACTGTGTTCGGCAGAATTTCTGAAAAAAGGATGTGCCGCCGCGGCATTCCTGCCACGATACTGCTTTTTACAAAATTTGTTTCGCGAAGGGAAAGTGTGCTGCCGCGCACCAGGCGCGCCACCCCCGGCCAATCCACAAAGCCGAGAATCCAAATGATATTCCACAGTCCCGGCTGAAAGATTGCTGCCGCCACCAGCACCAGCAGAATGTACGGAAACGACATCACCATATCCGTAAAACGCATGATCAGCATATCCGCCGCACCGCCGAAGTAACCAGAAACCAAGCCCAGCAGTACGCCCACTGCGGTTGAAATCACCGTCGCCATGGCACCTACCAACAGCGAAACCCGCGTGGCATACAGCAGGCGGGTGAAAACATCCCTGCCAATCTGGTCGGTTCCCAGCACAAACTGCGCGCTGGGCGCAGCGTTAAACGGCCCCGCCAACTCATCCGGTCCGTAGGGCGCAATGAGCGGCGCCAGAATAGCAGCCACCGCGAGGACCGCCACCACCGCCAGACTCACCAAAGCTGCTCGGTGGCGGCAAAAACGCCGCCACACCAAGCGTCCGTAACTTTCACCCGCACGGGACTGCGGCTCTGTTCGTTTTTTCACGCTGCTCTCCTCCTTACCGATACTGAATGGACGGATCCGCTGCCGCGTACAAAAGATCCGTCAGCAAATTGCCGAGCAGAACCACCAAGGCAGATACCAAACTGACGCCCATAATCACCGGATAATCGCGCGACAAAATAGCGTTCATGGTCATAAGCCCCAGTCCGGGCCAGGAAAAGACCTGCTCCACAATAATCGCGCCGCCAAACAGCGCCGGAATCTGCATACCGAACACCGTGATCACCGGCACCAATGCATTGCGCAACGCGTGCTTATTGATGACTTTAAAGTGCCCGATTCCCTTGGCGCGTGCCGTGCGCAGGTAGTCCTGCTGCAGAATCTCCAGCACCGCGCTGCGAATGTAGCGCAGGTTTGTGCCGGTCATGCTGACCACCAGCACAATCACCGGCAGAATCATGTGCTGCAGTACATCCGCCACGCCGCCCCCTGCACCAAGGGTGGTCATGCCGCTGGAAGGCAAGATACTGAATTTCACAGAAAAGAAATAGATCAGTACCAACGCCAGAAAGAAGCTGGGAATACTGGTGCCAAGGAAGGACAAGCCCACAATGGTGTAATCCCCCTTGCGGTACTGGTGCGTTGCGCTGTAAATGCCGGCAGGAACCGCCAACAGAATGCTCAGCAGCAGCGATACCCCCATCAGCAGCAGCGTCGGCCCCAAGTGCGAGGCAATCATAGCGGTGACCGCCTCATGGCTTTTGATAGAGGTTCCCATATTGCCGGTCAAAATCTGGCCGAGCCATGTTAAGTACTGCACCACAACCGGCTGGTCAAGCCCCAGCGACGCACTTTTTTCCGCCAGCGCCTGCTGCGAAACACGCGCGCCCTGCACCATATCCAGCGGACTGCCCGCAAGGCTCATCAGCGCATAATCGATGATTGTAATGCCCAAAAGCACCGGCACCGCAATGAGAAGCCGCTTTACAAAGTATTTACCCATTTGCCTGCACCTCCTCTGTGCTTTCCGCCCGCACGAACGGGCAGGCAGTCAGGTGGGTGCTGCCTGCAGTCACCGGCTGCAGGTCGGCTTTCACCTGCCGGCAGGCCTCCTTCGCATACGAACAGCGACCCGCAAAGGGACAGCCGGTGTCACGGCGGGCGTTCGCGGTATCTGTTGCTGCTTCGCCCTGCAGCAGCACTGCCGGGGCACGGTCATCCGGGTCAGGGTTCGGCACCGCCGCGCAAAGCGCCTGCGTGTAGGGGTGCGCCGGATGGTGAAAAAGCGCATCCGCATCTGCAACCTCCATCAGGCGGCCGAGATACATCACCGCAATGCGGTCACTGACATAATGCACCGCGCCCAGCCCATGCCCGATAAACAGGCAGGTCAAGCCCAGTTCTTTCTGCAAGTCACGCAGTAGATTTAAAATCTGCGCCTGCACAGAAACATCCAATGCGCTGACCGGTTCGTCACAGACCAGCAGCTTTGGCCGCAGAGAAAGCGCTTTCGCAATGCAGATACGCTGCCGCTGACCGCCGGAAAATTCATACGGAAAACGCTCCTTACTGCTTTTCGGCAGACCGACCATTTCCAGCAGGCGATTCACCTCTTTCTCGGTTTCCCCGCGTGCAATCAGTTTGTGGTACCGCATGGGCTGCGCCAAAATATCCACCACACGCTTGCGCGGGTTTAACGAGGAGTACGAGTCCTGAAAAACCATCTGCAGGTCTGTGCGCAGCGGGCGCATTTGCTTCTCCGTAAAGCGGGAAATTTCCCTGCTGTCAAACCAGATTTCTCCCGCCGTCGGCTTTTCCAATGCAACAATCTGCCTGCCAACAGTGGACTTTCCGCAGCCAGACTCCCCGACAAGCCCCAGTGTGGTGCCGCGGTCAATAGAGAAGCTGATACCATTCACCGCACGCACCTGCCCAACGGTATGCGTCACAATACCGCCGCGAATCGGGTATGTTTTTTTCAGGTTGACCACCTTTAAAAGCGGACTTTTTTCACCCATCTGCCTCACCGCCTTTCTCCGGTGCACAGCGCAAACAGCGGGCGGCGTGTTCTGCCGTCACACGATACATCGGCTGCGGCGCGGCGCAGGCTTCCTGTGCATAGGGACAGCGCCCCGCAAACCGGCAGCCGGTGATGTTCTGGTACGCTTCCGGCACACTGCCAGGAATGGATGCCAGCCTGCGCCCCGGTTCGTCATGAATGCCGGGAACCGTCTGCAGCAGCGCCTGCGTGTACGGGTGTGCCGGGTGGTGAAACAGTTCCGGCACCGGTGCCTGCTCCACAATCTGTCCGGCATACATCACCAACACCCGATCCGCCATCTGTGCCACCAAACCGATGTCGTGTGTAATTAGGACAACCGACATATTGGTTTCGCGCTGCAGCCGCTTGAGCAGCTGCATAATCTGCGCCTGAATGGTCACATCCAGCGCGGTGGTCGGCTCGTCTGCAATCAGCAGCTTCGGACTGCACGCCAGCGCCATGGCAATCATCACGCGCTGCCGCATCCCACCGGAAAGCGCAAAGGGGTATTTTTTCATCAGCGCCGGCGCATCCTGCAAGCCCACTTTCTCCAGCAGAGAAACCGCCTGCGCCTGCGCGTGCTTCCGGTCAATCTGTGTATGGGCACGAATACTTTCCGTGAGCTGGCTGCCAATGGTAAATACCGGATTTAAAGAGGTGAGCGCATCCTGAAAAATCATGGTCATCTCGCTGCCGCGTACAGTATCCAATTCTTTTTCCGACAGCTGCAGCAGGTCGCGTCCCTCAAACAGCACCCGGCCGTTGGTCACACCGCCGTTGACCGGCAGCAGGCCCATCACCGCAAGCGAAGTAATACTTTTGCCGCAGCCAGACTCACCGACAATGCAGAGGATTTCCTTCTGCCTGACCGAAAAGCTGACGCGATCCAGCCGCACTGCCTGCGCCTCACCGGCAAAGGTGACCTCCAGATCTTCTACTTCCAACAAATCTGCCACTTGCTTGTCCTTTCCGCAAAAGGGCAAGCGGCCCGCAAAGCAGCCGCTTGCCCCCTGTATCTGCCTTACTGAATTTCCCAGTTTTGAATATTGATAAAAGAACCGTAAACCGTCGGCTCCGCATTTTCTAACCGCTTGCTGACCGCCCCCAGCGCGCTGATTACATAGGTGTTAATCATGGGCACCTGTTTCTGCACGGTCTGATCAATGGTTAGGTACTGCTTGGCAATTTCCGCTTTGTCGCTGGTCTGCTGGGTCTGTGCCAGCGCTTTGTCCACAACCGGAGAGCTGAAGTTGGTCCAGCTGCCCGCACCGCCGAGCAGCCAGCGCACATCCGGGTACGGGTCTACCGGCGCATAGGTGTACTGCACCGCAAGCAGGTCAAACTTCTGTGAACCTGCCGTAGACATCAGGGTGGAAAGATCCACGGTATGAATTTCCACATTAATGCCCACTTGGCGCAGTTCCTCCTTAATCACGCTGCTGCCATTGACAAACGTTGTATCGCCGGAATTCACATAAAAGGAAAGGGTCTTGCCGCTGCCCCAGTTCGCCTGCCGCAGCAGGGTCTTCGCCTTTTCCGGGTCATACGTCGTAGGTGTCAAAGATTTGTTATAAAATGGGCTGGCAGAGGTCAGGAAGCCGTCCACAACCTCTCCCTTGCCATTAAGCAGATTTTTCAGCAGCAGGTTCCGGTCAATCGCATACTGAATTGCTTGGCGCACGCGCACGTCCGGAATGGTTTTGGTGTTCAAAAACAGTGACTGCGTCGTCACCGGCTTACCGTACTTGGCGGTGACATTGTCCAGCGCTTCAATGTTGGTGTAGTCCTCCTGCGGAATGGCGGCCATGGTCTGCTGCACAAAGTCGATTTCGCCGGATTTCAGCCCCGCGTAAATCTGACTTGCCGCCAGAATTTTAATATTCATCTTGCTGATTTTCGGGGCGCCTTTCCAATACTTCTCATTTGCTTTATAAGAAATATAATGATTGGTATCGACAGCGGTTGCAATGTACGGGCCGTCCACCACCGTGGGGCTGTTGAACCACGCATACTTGGCAAGCTGTTCCTCCGAAACATTCTGCAAAACGTGCTTGGGTACCGGCATCATGTAGCGCGCATAGCTGTTTTCAAAGGTTGTCAGTGCCATGGATTGCTTCATGGTAAACGTCAGCGTTTTGTCATTGAGCACCTTCACACCGGAAACCGAGGTGGCACCTTTTTTTACAAAGCCGTCCTCGC encodes:
- the pdxT gene encoding pyridoxal 5'-phosphate synthase glutaminase subunit PdxT; the encoded protein is MKIGVFALQGAFAEHEVVLRRLGAEVREIRQRADLDDSFDGFLLPGGESTVIGKLLGELGLQQPLEEQIDRGIPVFGTCAGLLLLAKQIENQETTYLAKMDIAAKRNAYGRQLGSFTAQAAFADVGEIPMVFIRAPYISRTFGAAQPLATVDGKVVAARQANLLVTAFHPELTADTRVHAYFLDMVRTAAKTGRTA
- a CDS encoding ABC transporter permease — protein: MLNFAARNIKLFFREKSAVFFSFLTVLIILGLYVVFLNDIWLQSLPEGIPQVKVLANSWLIAGIAAVASVTAAMGAFDRMVEDKARKISRDFFAAPVSRVRIVGGYILSTFAIGTLLCLFTFILGEVYIASNGGSILAAVPMLQFLGVLLLATFSSCCFVFFIVSFFERTSAFATATTIVGTLIGFLMGIYLPIGALPDSVQTVIKLFPPSHAAVLMRRILMRQPMEVGFANVPSSTVRQFQEYMGVVYVYQGHTMPAWGHGLVLAISGALFFLLALCNVLRKSKKDST
- a CDS encoding ABC transporter permease, whose protein sequence is MKKRTEPQSRAGESYGRLVWRRFCRHRAALVSLAVVAVLAVAAILAPLIAPYGPDELAGPFNAAPSAQFVLGTDQIGRDVFTRLLYATRVSLLVGAMATVISTAVGVLLGLVSGYFGGAADMLIMRFTDMVMSFPYILLVLVAAAIFQPGLWNIIWILGFVDWPGVARLVRGSTLSLRETNFVKSSIVAGMPRRHILFSEILPNTVAPILVYSTSVLALSMLDEAALSFLGMGVQPPDASLGNMLNGAQSLTILTSKPWLWVPPGVMIIVLVTAINFIGDALRDAVDPTAAGGGHFTLKKKRLSAKKRKAA
- the pdxS gene encoding pyridoxal 5'-phosphate synthase lyase subunit PdxS — encoded protein: MSERYELNKNLAQMLKGGVIMDVTTPEQAKIAEQAGACAVMALERIPADIRAAGGVSRMSDPKMIHSIQQAVSIPVMAKVRIGHFVEAQILQAIEIDYIDESEVLSPADDVYHIDKTKFDVPFVCGAKDLGEALRRIAEGASMIRTKGEPGTGDVVQAVRHMRKMNSEIRRIQNLRTDELFEAAKQLEVPYALLLSVHDNGRLPVVNFAAGGIATPADAALMMQLGAEGVFVGSGIFKSGNPAKRAAAIVKSVTNYQDAEMLAQLSTDLGDAMVGINEQEIALLMAERGK
- a CDS encoding RNA polymerase sigma factor; amino-acid sequence: MEEKTGRPETFLQNAMEQYGSTVYRTAVSMTANRADAEDVYQDVFLRLLRSTRDFQNDTYLKAWLLRVTVNRCHDYTRFFARHRTLPLADLLVEDAAVQPEETEIWELLQSLPPKQRTVLYQFYFEGYTTEEIAQIFRCRPATVRSWLHRARKKLKLEMGGLSDGSGIIQIALPKD
- a CDS encoding LytTR family DNA-binding domain-containing protein, whose protein sequence is MKLVVEQSSDCPETEIHIRCGFIDERLQHLIAQIRLHSFSVMAEKDGASVPIAPERIFYFDSVDNKTYLYVEKEVYRCAKKLYELEQVLAGTPFVRVSKNCILNTAMVASVRAQLSGRLEATLQNGEKILISKHYIKEFRNRFA
- a CDS encoding ABC transporter ATP-binding protein, with amino-acid sequence MPLRESGKLFAFLGPNGAGKSTTIDMLCTLLKPTAGAVTVDGHRLGREDNAIRNSIGVVFQDSILDSLLTVRENLMIRAGFYKGMDKSSRKAAVRQAAVTADVMEFLDRPYGKLSGGQRRRADIARALVHTPKVLFLDEPTTGLDPKTKESVWQTVFQLQKQTGMTIFLTTHYMEEAACADYILLMNRGKIAAKGTPYELKQQYSSDRLRLLPKDREGLQNILETYHLPYTEEKGVWEADLPTTMAAIPILQSAQMYLESFEVLHGTMEDVFLKITGGENPC
- a CDS encoding sugar O-acetyltransferase, coding for MNQKERMQAGLPYKAWMDGLAEERMENKRKIHAYNLCSPDQTGELTRRIKEILGRTGEAICVEQPFHCDYGKNIEVGENFFANYNFTVLDVGKVVIGANAQIAPNVSIYTAGHPIHPDSRNSGYEYGIGVTIGDNVWIGGSSVINPGVHIGSNVVIGSGSVVTKDLPDNVIAVGSPCRILRQITEEDRKYYYKDRVFDVKDY
- a CDS encoding HsmA family protein, translating into MNGILPAAVGAITAALVFYTIGVFWERRRGTLTGAHVVLFWLGFLCDTTGTLLMRQLAQIGTVQKPAWELALHGVTGTAAILLMLFHACWAVYVLVKGSDKLRANFHRFSIVVWAVWLVPYVLGMLLGMV